GCTCGTGACGATCGCCACCAGGGAGAGGAACCGCGCGGTCGCATTCCGGAATCGGGACTGCGCCCACTCGGAGACGGCCGTCTGCTCGGTCCGCAGGGCGCGTTTCGCCCTGGTGGTCATCACGGCGGTGCCGGCGACGATCAGGCCCATCGCGATCGCCATCACCGGCATGAGGAACACGACGGCCGCCGACTTGTTCGACCAGTCGTCGGGCTCTCCCGAGATCCCGAAATGGGTCGGGATGCGGTCGGGAAGCGCCGGGTAGTGCGCGAAGGTGTGGGCGAGGGCGAATCCGCCCGTCAGGACGGCGACTCCCATCGCGACCCAGGGGAGCCGCGTCGGCGGAGCGACCTCCCCCCCGATCGTCGAAACGGACACCGGACGCTCGACGCCGCGGCCGAGCTCGCGCGCCCGGCGGTGGGCGCGCAGGTACGCGAAGAACGCCGGAACCCCGAGCGCCATTCCGGGGGCGAGCGAGGCGGGCGACTTCGGGAAGAACGCCGCGAGCGCCGCGGTGGCCGCCAGGCTCGCGACGGTCACGATCGTGATGTCCCGGTACCAGCCGGCGGTGATGGCGCGCGCCCGGTCCGACACCCCCCGTTCCGGGCCGACGTAGGCACCGAACAGCAGGCCGCGCCGCCCGAGCCGGGGGTACAGGAACAGGAACCCCGCGGTCAGGGCGACGGTCACGAACCCGAGGACGTGGATCACCACGGTGTCCATCACGAGCCTCCTGAGCCCGATCCGCCGGCTTCGAGGGCGCGGCGGAGCGCGGATTCGATCTCTTCCGTGGAAAACCCCGCC
This is a stretch of genomic DNA from Candidatus Polarisedimenticolaceae bacterium. It encodes these proteins:
- a CDS encoding DUF1648 domain-containing protein; amino-acid sequence: MDTVVIHVLGFVTVALTAGFLFLYPRLGRRGLLFGAYVGPERGVSDRARAITAGWYRDITIVTVASLAATAALAAFFPKSPASLAPGMALGVPAFFAYLRAHRRARELGRGVERPVSVSTIGGEVAPPTRLPWVAMGVAVLTGGFALAHTFAHYPALPDRIPTHFGISGEPDDWSNKSAAVVFLMPVMAIAMGLIVAGTAVMTTRAKRALRTEQTAVSEWAQSRFRNATARFLSLVAIVTSVLLGSLAVGSIDVARGAREALGPETMVGAGALFVIALGGALYLAVRYGQGGARLEGRAAAAPLADGLADDRAWKLGLFYYAPDDPSFFVEHRFGLGYTVNFGNRWAVGALVGYLLFIVAVMVVAFTSGD